One stretch of Myxococcota bacterium DNA includes these proteins:
- the leuB gene encoding 3-isopropylmalate dehydrogenase, translating into MPRVLVLPGDGIGPEVTAAAVEVLRRVAPDVGLEQALIGGCAIDREGAPLSDATVARAKACGLVLLGAVGGPKWDKLPPATRPERGLLRIRKELELYANLRPATVLKALGDASPLRRECVEGVDLVVVRELTGGIYYGEPRGRADKDGVRRALNTEVYDEHEVSRIARVAFRTAQGRKKLVTNIHKANVLEVCAFWNEIVEEVAREFPDVRLEHQLVDSAAMVLLRDAPKFDVLLCPNMFGDILSDEAAMITGSLGMLPSASLGDAGRGLFEPIHGSAPDIAGQDKANPLAAILSVAMLLDHGLSRPKDAARVRRAVESVIDAGYRTGDLGRQPGQTLLGTRAMGERVLEAIVS; encoded by the coding sequence GTGCCGCGCGTGCTGGTGTTGCCGGGAGACGGCATCGGGCCCGAAGTGACTGCCGCGGCGGTCGAGGTGCTGCGGCGGGTGGCGCCCGACGTCGGGCTCGAGCAGGCGCTGATCGGCGGCTGCGCGATCGACCGCGAGGGCGCGCCGCTGTCCGACGCGACCGTGGCGCGCGCCAAGGCCTGCGGCCTGGTGCTGCTGGGCGCCGTGGGCGGCCCGAAGTGGGACAAGCTGCCGCCCGCCACGCGGCCCGAGCGCGGGCTTCTGCGCATTCGCAAGGAGCTCGAGCTCTACGCGAACCTGCGCCCGGCGACGGTGCTGAAGGCGCTGGGCGACGCGAGCCCGCTGCGCCGCGAGTGCGTCGAGGGCGTCGACTTGGTGGTGGTGCGCGAGCTCACCGGCGGCATCTACTACGGCGAGCCGCGCGGCCGCGCCGACAAGGACGGCGTGCGGCGCGCGCTCAACACCGAGGTGTACGACGAGCACGAAGTGAGTCGCATCGCGCGCGTGGCGTTCCGCACCGCGCAGGGCCGCAAGAAGCTGGTCACGAACATCCACAAGGCGAACGTGCTCGAGGTGTGCGCGTTCTGGAACGAGATCGTCGAAGAGGTCGCCCGCGAGTTCCCCGACGTGCGGCTCGAGCACCAGCTCGTGGACTCGGCGGCCATGGTGCTGCTGCGCGACGCGCCGAAGTTCGACGTCTTGCTGTGCCCCAACATGTTCGGCGACATCCTGTCCGACGAGGCCGCGATGATCACCGGGTCACTCGGCATGCTGCCCTCGGCCAGCCTGGGCGACGCGGGTCGCGGCCTGTTCGAGCCCATCCACGGCAGCGCGCCCGACATCGCGGGCCAGGACAAGGCCAACCCGCTGGCGGCGATCCTGTCGGTCGCCATGCTGCTCGACCACGGACTGTCTCGCCCCAAGGACGCCGCCCGCGTGCGCCGCGCGGTCGAGTCGGTGATCGACGCCGGCTACCGCACGGGCGACCTCGGGCGCCAGCCGGGCCAGACGCTGCTGGGCACGCGCGCCATGGGCGAGCGGGTGCTGGAGGCGATCGTTTCGTGA